A segment of the Bacteriovorax sp. BAL6_X genome:
CATTAATTGATCTCTCATCATCTCCACTTAATGGGATTGCTGCAAGCGCCTGAGTTGAAATGAATAGTGCAAGAAGTAGTGCTTTCATATTTTGATTTTAGCACTTTCAATAATGACATTCTTTAATTGATGTAAGGCTTACAAGGGTGTATTGGTGATAGACAGTTTTTCTAGTTTCGCAGATTCCTGTAAGTGTTTTTCACATCTTAACAGGAAATCTGCTTAGTTTTAAAGCTTATAGCCCTAGGCGAGCATTCACTTCTTTTTCGTCTGCTTGACCAGCTTCAATTGAATTTTTAATGACCATTAGGGCCTGTTGACTTAGAAATCTCTTATCTGCTGTTGCTACAGAAAGATCGATATGTTTTTGCTTATCAATTGTTGAATACTTCACAAGTGGTTTTACGATTTCAATCGCTTCATCAAGCGTTGGTAATTTACTCACTTTTTACTCCTTTTAAATCTTTAATAGAAATAAGAATACACGATTTTGATAGGCCCGAAAATAAAAAAAGGTGACAAGATCAATAAAGTTTCTATAAAATTTACTGGAAGACAATAAACACACATAGAAATTTTGAAAGAGTAAAACTAAAACAAAGGATTGTTTAATGATTAAAATCGCAATGTCACGAGCGATGATGGGATTTATTTTTTCTATTATCGGAATAAGTACTTATGCTCAGAATTATGGCCAAACGGAAATGGACCTACAAGAGCGAATTAACAATTTCTTTGGCATTATTAACGGAAAGTACTATCCATTTTTATTCTGGGAAATTCCATTTATCAAAATGCCCCTAATATTATTTGTGATGGTTCTCGGTGGACTCTTTTTTACGATTCGTATGGGCTTTATTAATGTTCGTCTATTTAAACACGCTATAGATGTTATTCGAGGTAAATATGATAATCCGGAAGATGAGGGTGATATTAGTCACTTTCAGGCACTAACTTCGGCACTTTCTGCTACCGTTGGGCTTGGAAATATTGCTGGTGTGGCCTTAGCTATTGGTAAGGGTGGACCAGGGGTTGTTCTTTGGCTATGGATTATCGCATTCTTTGGAATGTCGATGAAATTTGCATCATCAACATTTGGTCAAATGTTTAAGCAGAAAACTTCTAATGGTGACATGCTGGGGGGACCAATGGTTTATCTCACTCAGATGTTTAAAATGACAAAAGTTGCTTGGATTGGAAAGTATCTTGGAATCTTTTATGCAATTATGACTATTGGTGCCTCATTTGGTGGAGGGAATCTTTTCCAAGCAAATCAAACCTTTAAGATTATCGCCGATCAACATCCTGACTCATCCCCTTGGGTTGTTGGGATTGTTCTTGCGTTTTTGGCCGGGATTGTTTTAGTAGGTGGTATTAAGAAAATTGGTAATGTGACTTCAAAATTAGTACCGATAATGTGTGCTTTCTATGTATTTACATGTCTTGCAATTATTTTTTCTAATTATCAAAATATTCCACAGATGTTTTCATTAATTTTTAGAGAGGCCATGACACCTGATGCGGCCTTTGGTGGTGCCTTTGCAGTAATGCTCGTTGGTATTCAAAGAGCATCATTCTCAAATGAAGCCGGGCTAGGCTCTGCGGCCATTGCTCACTCGGCCGCTAAAACAAGTGAGCCTGTTAGAGAAGGTGTTGTTGCAATGATAGGTCCAGTTATTGATACACATATTGTTTGTACGATTACTGCTCTTACTCTTCTTATAACTGGTGCTTATGAAAACCCTGATGTTGCTGGCAAGGGTGTTGAGATGACAGCTTATGCTTTTTCAACACTGGGGGATTGGGCCCCGTATTGTCTACTGATGGCAATTTGTGTCTTTGCGTACTCAACTGTTATTTCTTGGTCTTATTATGGCGAAAGAGCAACTTTATTTCTATTTGAAAAATCAATTGGATTTAAAAGTGTAAAGATGTACCGTCTTTGTTATGTCTTCATTATTATTATAGGGCCAGTTCTTAAGATTGGTCATGTTCTAGACTTTGCAGACTTAATGCTACTTTCAATTGCTTTCCCTAATATTATTGGGATGATTTGTTTTTCTAATCTACTTAAAGCAAAAGTGAATGACTATTTAGCACGTTTTAATTCAGGACAAATGAAAACTTATAACTAGAAATAAAAAGGCCCGACTATTATATTTGTGTCGGGCCTTTGTTTTACTTGTATATTTTAATTGATTCGATTTCTTTAAGGTATTGAGCATGGCCTTTTATCTCAAATTCTCGTAGTTCATTCATACTTCCTAGACGCTCGACCCAGTCTCTTACAAATTCACTTCCATTAATAAGATCAATTGCAAGTTTGCCGAATGCGTACTCATAGTCCTTTGCGTCCCATTCGAACTTACCACCTAAGGCACGTTTAAATTCTCGACAAAGGTATTGAGAGACTTGCCAGGAATTAAACTCTTTCTCATTTGTGACGTGAATATGAACACCTCCGCAAGCACTTCCTGCATGCTTATTGAAGGTTGGCATGAAGTTAACTGGACGTAAAATGAAGCTTCCATTATCAATCTCATTAAGCGTTTCTTTTAAAGAATCAACAAATGAGTAGGCTTCAATTGATGGATGTCCTACAACTTCAAGAGAGCGAGTTGTTCCTCGGCCCTCACTTAAATTAGTTCCTTCATAAAGAACAGTTCCACAAAATGTTAGAGACCCCTCAGGTGTAGGAAGATTTGGTGATGGATTAACCCAAGAAAGCTGAGTATCTTTCCATTGCATTGATCTACTTAGGCCTTGAACTTCAATTACTTCAAGTTCAACATCTATTCCTAACTGCTTCTTTGCAAATTTTGCGTATTCTCCCATAGAAAGACCGTGGCGCTGAGGAATTTCAAGTGCACCAACAAATGACTTAAATTCAGTCTCTAGAATATTTCCTTCAATCTTATCTAAGCCTACTGGATTTGGTCGATCGAGTATAACAACTTTTATACCTTCTTTTGCACACTCTTCTAAAAGATAAGTAACCGTTGTGATGTATGTATAGACACGAGTTCCAACATCTTGAAGATCAACAACAAAAGTATCGATACCCGCAAGCATTTCTTTAGTAGGCTTTCTTGTTTCACTATATAGTGAGTAAACAGGAACTTTAAAGAATGGGTGAGTGTAGTGTTGTGTCTCTACCATATTGTCTTGCACATCACTTACAAAGCCATGTTGTGGCCCAAATAATTTCTTGAATCGATCTCCAAAAATTTCCTTGAATATAATGGGGGCAACTTTGAATTTCGAATCAATACTCGCACTGTGACATAGTAGTGCGATATTTCCTGTTATTTTATTTTGTAAAGTTGCGTCATCTCTAAGACGCTCTAGTCCAATTTTTATCATAATATATTTCCTTATTTGTCATATTTTATGGGCCTTTTTGACGAGTTGCAAGCTATTAAAATTGTACTTCATTCTGTATAATTAACTTTAGACAAAACACACAAAATTTCGCACAAACCTAGGGAGACACACGGATGAGACAATACTTAGATCTAATGAAACACGTGCTAGAAAATGGTCAGAAAAAAGAAGACCGTACTGGTACAGGGACTATTTCAGTTTTTGGTTACCAAGCTCGCTATAACTTAGAAGAAGGTTTTCCATTAGTGACAACTAAGAAGTGTCACCTTCGTTCAATTATTCATGAACTCCTTTGGTTTCTAAAGGGTGATACAAATATTGCATACCTCAAAGAAAATAAAGTTCGTATTTGGGATGAGTGGGCGGATGAAAATGGCGACCTTGGCCCTGTCTATGGATATCAGTGGCGTCACTGGAAAACTCCAAATGGTGAAGAGGTCGATCAGGTTGCAAACTTAGTTAAGGGCCTAAAAGAAAACCCTTTCTCTCGTCGTCATATTTTAACGGCGTGGAACCCTGCCGATGTTGATAATATGGCCTTACCACCATGTCATTCGTTTATTCAATTCTATGTTTCTCCTGATATGAAATTGTCTTGTCAGCTTTATCAAAGATCTGCAGATATCTTCTTAGGTGTACCATTTAATATTGCTTCTTACGCACTAATGACTATGATGCTTGCTCAAGTTTGTGACTTAAAGCTAGGTGATTTTGTCCATACAATGGGAGATGCTCACCTTTATTTAAATCATATTGAACAAGCACAACTTCAACTGACTCGTGAACCACATGCACTTCCTACAATGAAGATCAATCCTGACGTTAAGTCGATATTTGATTTTAAATATGAAGACTTCACTTTAGAGAATTATGAGGCCCATCCACATATTAAAGGTGAGGTATCAGTTTGATTCTCTCTTTGATCGTTGGAATAGGGAAAAATCGCGAAATAGGTAAGGGCAACGATTTGCTTTGGCATATTAGCGAGGATCTTAAAAATTTCAAAAAAATAACTAGTGGCAAGCCGATTATCATGGGGCGAAAGACTTTTGATTCAATCGGCAGGCCTCTGCCAAAGAGACGAAATATCATCATTTCCCGCGACCCTTCACTTAATATTGAAGGTTGTGAAGTCTTTACTGATCCCGATGCTGTTTTAAATGAACTTAAACAGGCCGGGGTTGAAGAGGCCGTTGTTATTGGTGGATCGTTTATCTATGAATACTATCTTCCAAAAGTTGATCGCATCTACTTAACTGAAGTCGAGTTTGAAGGTGATGCCGATGTGTTCTTTCCTAAATTTGATCGAAGTGAATTTAGTGTGAGTGATGAGGCGTACTTTGAAGAAACAGAGAATTCCCCAGCTTGGAAATTCTCTGTCTTAAATCGATTATAATCTACTTAATTAAAGTGCTATCTTTCATAAGTTGAGCAAAGTTTTCATTGAGATTCTTTGCTACTTCTTTTCCGTCGTGAATAAGAAGAATAGTCGTAAACGATTTCTCATCTCCTACTTTTTCACCAACATTGTCAGGTGAAATAGTATAGCGACCGGCCGCTTTAGCAACAGGCCACTCCATATCATCAAATGTTACGTAGGCAAGCTCCGAGCAAACGATTCTTTCATCTGTTTCAACATCGAAGTTAAAGTCATATACTTTACCTACTTGCTTAAAGGCATTTATCAGATAGTCTTGTTTTTGTTCGCGAGTAAGCTCTTTCTGGTAGCGAACTGCTGCAAGATCATCAATATCCATAAAGTGATGTAGGGTGTTGTATTGAACGCCAGGCCTTAGGGCCTCAATAATTCTCTTTCCTTTATTTTCAATCTCATCATGGAATGGCACTACTTCAGGGTGATCCCAGATTCCTAGCTCTTGTAGCTGCGACTTATTTCCCGTCCAAATAGCAACGTGCCCCCAGTGGCCAGGTATAAATTTATCAGTAAGCCTAAATGGAGTCTTTTCTAGTAAGACATCAAGAGGTTCAAGTTGTGATTCAAGCTCCTGAATTCTTTCGGGTGTTGGATCATAAAGTTTTCCACGTCTTGTTTGAACAAGTCCGGCAGTATTTCCAAAACCTTTAGAGACAATGTGGGTAGCATTATTCTTACCTTCTTTGAAATAGTCTCCAATATAGCGCCAGATCATTGAAAGCTTTCGACCAAGTATGCCCTTTTTAAATTCTTTATTCACCTTTTCAAAACTCTGCGATGATTGAATAAGTGAATCAAGGTAGTAGTTTGCTCTATCTGGTACAACTTTATTATCATAGTCAAATTTTAGTAGCTTCTGATAGATCTCTAGGCCTCGTTCAATACGATTATAATTATCGTATTTATTGTAACTAAATGTAATTTTTGCGAGTTGGTTTTTTAATTCTGCATTATCGTAGTTGATAAGGTGTCGAATTTTTTTCATTTCTTGAATTTGAGATAGAACAATCATGTA
Coding sequences within it:
- a CDS encoding sodium:alanine symporter family protein, whose protein sequence is MIKIAMSRAMMGFIFSIIGISTYAQNYGQTEMDLQERINNFFGIINGKYYPFLFWEIPFIKMPLILFVMVLGGLFFTIRMGFINVRLFKHAIDVIRGKYDNPEDEGDISHFQALTSALSATVGLGNIAGVALAIGKGGPGVVLWLWIIAFFGMSMKFASSTFGQMFKQKTSNGDMLGGPMVYLTQMFKMTKVAWIGKYLGIFYAIMTIGASFGGGNLFQANQTFKIIADQHPDSSPWVVGIVLAFLAGIVLVGGIKKIGNVTSKLVPIMCAFYVFTCLAIIFSNYQNIPQMFSLIFREAMTPDAAFGGAFAVMLVGIQRASFSNEAGLGSAAIAHSAAKTSEPVREGVVAMIGPVIDTHIVCTITALTLLITGAYENPDVAGKGVEMTAYAFSTLGDWAPYCLLMAICVFAYSTVISWSYYGERATLFLFEKSIGFKSVKMYRLCYVFIIIIGPVLKIGHVLDFADLMLLSIAFPNIIGMICFSNLLKAKVNDYLARFNSGQMKTYN
- a CDS encoding exo-beta-N-acetylmuramidase NamZ domain-containing protein produces the protein MIKIGLERLRDDATLQNKITGNIALLCHSASIDSKFKVAPIIFKEIFGDRFKKLFGPQHGFVSDVQDNMVETQHYTHPFFKVPVYSLYSETRKPTKEMLAGIDTFVVDLQDVGTRVYTYITTVTYLLEECAKEGIKVVILDRPNPVGLDKIEGNILETEFKSFVGALEIPQRHGLSMGEYAKFAKKQLGIDVELEVIEVQGLSRSMQWKDTQLSWVNPSPNLPTPEGSLTFCGTVLYEGTNLSEGRGTTRSLEVVGHPSIEAYSFVDSLKETLNEIDNGSFILRPVNFMPTFNKHAGSACGGVHIHVTNEKEFNSWQVSQYLCREFKRALGGKFEWDAKDYEYAFGKLAIDLINGSEFVRDWVERLGSMNELREFEIKGHAQYLKEIESIKIYK
- a CDS encoding thymidylate synthase, producing the protein MRQYLDLMKHVLENGQKKEDRTGTGTISVFGYQARYNLEEGFPLVTTKKCHLRSIIHELLWFLKGDTNIAYLKENKVRIWDEWADENGDLGPVYGYQWRHWKTPNGEEVDQVANLVKGLKENPFSRRHILTAWNPADVDNMALPPCHSFIQFYVSPDMKLSCQLYQRSADIFLGVPFNIASYALMTMMLAQVCDLKLGDFVHTMGDAHLYLNHIEQAQLQLTREPHALPTMKINPDVKSIFDFKYEDFTLENYEAHPHIKGEVSV
- a CDS encoding dihydrofolate reductase, with product MIVGIGKNREIGKGNDLLWHISEDLKNFKKITSGKPIIMGRKTFDSIGRPLPKRRNIIISRDPSLNIEGCEVFTDPDAVLNELKQAGVEEAVVIGGSFIYEYYLPKVDRIYLTEVEFEGDADVFFPKFDRSEFSVSDEAYFEETENSPAWKFSVLNRL
- a CDS encoding YiiX/YebB-like N1pC/P60 family cysteine hydrolase; translation: MIRKSAIVAIMATSIFVTSCSKDYANINNRKISSVSLYGPEIETYYDHEELENYQNRIEEILVWRHKAIDFIIDIQEQKVLRSNQITTMHEEGTETYKRFRDSVWPKIEEVKWVVDKYNEIYIVKDRPSEVLNKKKKVRRSHAQKRSANENFRWQKYKEITINPTDELGKALIYDMKMAIATSLVMYDNYMIVLSQIQEMKKIRHLINYDNAELKNQLAKITFSYNKYDNYNRIERGLEIYQKLLKFDYDNKVVPDRANYYLDSLIQSSQSFEKVNKEFKKGILGRKLSMIWRYIGDYFKEGKNNATHIVSKGFGNTAGLVQTRRGKLYDPTPERIQELESQLEPLDVLLEKTPFRLTDKFIPGHWGHVAIWTGNKSQLQELGIWDHPEVVPFHDEIENKGKRIIEALRPGVQYNTLHHFMDIDDLAAVRYQKELTREQKQDYLINAFKQVGKVYDFNFDVETDERIVCSELAYVTFDDMEWPVAKAAGRYTISPDNVGEKVGDEKSFTTILLIHDGKEVAKNLNENFAQLMKDSTLIK